The following DNA comes from Sphingorhabdus sp. M41.
CGATCTGCACCAAGCGCGCCTGTCTCGACACCAATTATTACCAGACATTCAACAAGCCCAATGTGCATATTGTCGATATCAAGAAAGATCCGATCCTGTCGATCAGCGAAACCGGGGTCACCACACGGGATCAGAATTTCGACTTTGACGCAATCGTCTTCGCCACCGGATTTGATGCGATGACCGGCGCGCTGCTGGCGATCGATATCCGCGGTCGCGATGGTCAGACCCTGAAAGAAAAATGGGCCGACGGTCCGGTCAATTATCTCGGACTGACGGTTTCGGGCTTTCCCAATTTCTTCATGATTACCGGTCCCGGCAGCCCGTCGGTCCTGTCGAACATGGTGCTGTCGATCGAGCAGCATGTCGAATGGATCGCCGATTGCCTCGCTTATATGGAGAAAGAGGATCTCACTGTCATTGATGCCACCCCGATGGCGGAAACCGGCTGGGTTGAATATGGCACGGCGACCAGCGACATGACGCTCTTTCCGCAGGCCAAGTCTTGGTATATGGGCGCCAATGTGCCCGGAAAACCGCGCGTTTGCCTGCCCTATGTCGGCGGTGTCGCCGCCTATCGCCGGGTCTGCAATGATGTTGCGGCCCAGGATTATCTGGGTTTCCGCTTCGATGGTCCGGGCGGTTCGCGCTGCAAGGATGGTCTCGTGCGGCGCCAGCAGCCCGACGTGGTTGCTCTGCTCGAGATGCTGGACGAGATGGAATTGCCGCCGTTTGAAAGCATGTCACCGGAAATGGCGCGCGCAACTTCACTGGCGATGAATGCCGGAAACCCTCCGGGTCCGGCAGTCGGCGAAGTGGTCGACGGCCAGTTTCCCGGCGCCGATGGCCTGCTCGACTATCGCCTGTACCGACCGGACAGCCCCGGCCCGCATCCGGTCACCGTCTATTTTCACGGCGGCGGCTGGGTCCTGGGCGATCACACATCCGATGACGCTTTCTGCCGCGACCTGTGCGTAAACGCCAATAGCATCGTCATTTCCGCCAATTACCGCCACGCCCCGGAAGCGCCCTTCCCCGCTGCGGCCGATGACGGTTTTGCCGCGGTCCGATGGGCCGCCGAAAATATCGAGACGCTCGGCGGTATCGCGGGTGAACTGGCGGTTTGCGGCTGGAGCGCGGGCGGCAATATTGCTGCCGTGGTCTGCCAGCTGGCGCGCGATGCAGGCGGTCCGGATATCAAGGGCCAGGTCCTGATCACCCCGGTGGTCGATGCCGGCGATGACAGTCCGTCGATGACCGACAATGGCGAAGGCTTTGTGCTGACCAAAGCGCTGATGGACTGGTTCTGGGATCATTATGCCGATCCTTCCGAGCGCGCCGATCCGAAAGCCTCGCCGTTGCTCGCCGCAGATCTTTCCCATCTGCCGCCCGCCTTGATCATCACCGGAGAATTTGACCCGCTACGCGATCAGGGCAAGGCCTATGCCGATGC
Coding sequences within:
- a CDS encoding flavin-containing monooxygenase, translated to MVEAAGRKFDIVVVGAGFAGLYLLHKFRQMGLSAHAFEAGDDVGGTWYWNRYPGARCDIESIDYSFSFDPELEQEWEWSEKYATQPEILRYAQHVAERFDLRRDITFEARVETAVWDEDASSWTVTTETGETVSSRFFIMATGCLSQPKDIDIEGIENFAGEIYRTHSWPHEGVDFSGKRVGVIGTGSSGIQSIPLIAEQADSTTVFQRTANYSLPAGNGPIAPEKLAVKKRYQDYREEARWTKVGVPGKEAMDFALTVSDEERQQRYEKLWNTGAIPHLGSEFADILLDEQANDTLAEFVRSNIRSVIEDSNVADILTPTEFPICTKRACLDTNYYQTFNKPNVHIVDIKKDPILSISETGVTTRDQNFDFDAIVFATGFDAMTGALLAIDIRGRDGQTLKEKWADGPVNYLGLTVSGFPNFFMITGPGSPSVLSNMVLSIEQHVEWIADCLAYMEKEDLTVIDATPMAETGWVEYGTATSDMTLFPQAKSWYMGANVPGKPRVCLPYVGGVAAYRRVCNDVAAQDYLGFRFDGPGGSRCKDGLVRRQQPDVVALLEMLDEMELPPFESMSPEMARATSLAMNAGNPPGPAVGEVVDGQFPGADGLLDYRLYRPDSPGPHPVTVYFHGGGWVLGDHTSDDAFCRDLCVNANSIVISANYRHAPEAPFPAAADDGFAAVRWAAENIETLGGIAGELAVCGWSAGGNIAAVVCQLARDAGGPDIKGQVLITPVVDAGDDSPSMTDNGEGFVLTKALMDWFWDHYADPSERADPKASPLLAADLSHLPPALIITGEFDPLRDQGKAYADALAAAGTQARNITYPGQIHTSFTAVGAIPTANGARQEVAAALRHYFKVMEPA